Part of the Streptomyces sp. NBC_00457 genome, TCGTCGCCCGTCAGCGGACCCAGCACGGCGTGCGGCAGGCTCTCCCGGATCCCGTCCTCCTCCGGCCCGCTGCGCGCGGCCATGATCAGGGCCACTCGCTCCGTGGCCAGCCGCCGGGCCACGAACTGCAGGACCTGCCGGGACGACGGATCGGCCCAGTGCAGGTCGTCGACGAGGACCAGCAGCGGCCATGCCTCCCCGGCGGCGGCCAGCACGCCGAGCGCGCCCGCACACACCGCGTACGGGTTCGGTTCGGCGACGTCCGTGAGCGCCAGACACCCCTCCACGGCCCGCCGTTGAGCCGGCGGAAGCTCGCCGAAGTGGTGGCGGAGCGGCAGCAGTACGTCGGCGAGCACCGCGTACGGCAGCACCGCCTCCGACTCCACTCCGCGGGCCCACAGCACCCGGGCGTCCCGGCGGCGGGCGGCGGCGTGGCGCAGCACCATGCTCTTGCCGATCCCCGGTTCTCCGCTCAGCAGCAGCGCACCGCCCCGCTGCGGCAGGGCGTCCATCAGACCGGCCACCAGGTCGCGTTCGGCGGTCCGGCCGACGAGGGCGACGGGGCCCGGCAGGTCGAGGGCGACGCGGCCGGGCCGGTCGTGGGCAGCGGGAGGCACGACGCAGTACGGTCCGTGCGACCCGCCGGCCGCACACGCGTCCACGTCCCGGTTGACCGGCACTCCGGTGATCGCTGTCTCGTTCATGACGCCCCCGTATCCCGCCGCTCCCCTGCGGCGGTCCGTCATGTCACCAGAGTGCCCCCGCGAGGGTGATCGGCGTGGGCGGTCCCGACGGCCCTACGGCGGCCTCCGTACGGTGCGGCCGGGCGGAGAGCCCCTGGCGCGTAGGACGTGCCATGTGCGTCGGGCCCGGTGGCGCGGCGGTTGGCGTAGAGGTTCCGGACATCCGTGCTGCCGGAGCGCGCCATGGGGCAACTTCCGAGCGGAAGTAGGGAGTTCCCCGAAGCCGTGGTGCGAGGGTCCGTCAATACTCGCCTGTCCTGAGACCGGAAGGGGCACGGGATGGCTGAGCAGGGACAGTTCCGGCGGGTGATCACCAATCTCACGCACGGCGGGCACGCGATTCTCGACAGTGCGGAGGAGGCGGAGAAGACCGCCCAGACCCAGGAGGGCCTGAGCACGCGCAGCACGGTGGTGCAGGAGTCCACCGACATCGCGGCACATGTGGGCACCACTTCCTTCGACTTCTTGTTCCCGGACCTCGCCAAGAAGTTCCCGGCCGAGCACCTGCCGCAGGGCAAGCAGGTCGCCACCGTCGTCCGTGCGCTCCTCGATCTGGGCACGGCCATGGTGGAGACCCCGGACGAGGTGCGCGACCCGGAGCTCAACTCGCCGATTCCGGCGATCTACACGTACTGGGGTCAGTTCCTCGACCACGATCTGACGGCCGCGACCGACCGCGACCTGGTCATCAACATCACCGACGAGAAGCTGCCGCCCATAGCGCCGGACAAGGTGATCGAGAAGCTGCAGAACCTGCGCATCCCGACGCTGAACCTCGACTCGGTCTACGGCGACGGGCCGTTCGCGCCCCCGGCCGTGGGCAAGGTCGCCGTGCCCTACGACGGGATCAAGTTCCGGCTGGGCCTGCTCGCGCCGGTTCCCGCCGCTGTGGGCGCGGCCATTCCTCCGGTCGCCGACACCCAGCGTGATCTGCCGCGTGATGACCAGCGCGCCCCGCTCGTCGGCGACACACGCAACGACGAGAACCTCGTGGTGGCCCAACTGCATGTGGCGTTCCTGCGGTTCCACAACGCGGCGGTCGACTGGGTGCGGGACAACGAGCCCGAGTTCGAGTCGGACGCCGAGGTCTTCCGACGGGCCAGGGACCTCACGCGGTGGACCTACCAGTGGTTGTGCGTGCACGATTATCTGCGCACTGTGGCACGCCCCGATGTCGTCGACCGGGTGGACACCGCGGAGGGCAACCTGCTCGAACTGGACCGTCGTGGCACCTATATGCCGGTCGAGTTCGCCGTCGCGGCCTTCCGCTTCGGCCACAGCATGGTGCGCGGCGCCTACGACTGGAACCGCAACTTCGGCCGCCCCGGCGACAGGTCTCCCGTGGCGACCCTGAACGAACTCTTCCAGTTCACCGGCAAGGGCGGTTTCGCCGGCCAGCTGACGACGCTCCCGTCGAACTGGCCCGTGGAGTGGGACCGGATGGTCGACAAGAACAGCCAGTTCGCCAACCGCTTCGCGCGGCTCATCGACACCAGGCTCGCGCCACCGCTCGCCGATCTGCGCGGCGAGGGCAACGATCCCGGCCTGGCCGACCGGCTCAAGAAGCTGCTCAAGCACCTCGCCCAACGCAACCTCCTGCGCGGCTACCGCCTCGCCGCCCCCACCGGCCAGGCAGTGGCCGCAGCGCTCGGCGTCACCCCCCTCAGCCGCACGGAACTCGAGCAGGACAGCAGCGACGCGGTCAAGAAGGCCCTGGAGGCGGGCGGCCTGTTCGACCGGACCCCGCTGTGGTTCTACGTGCTGAAGGAGGCCGAGGTGAAGGAGCTCGGCCGGCGGCTCGGCGAGGTCGGCAGCCGCATCGTCGCCGAGACCGTCATCGGCCAGATCCGCAACGACCCCGGTTCGTACGTCAACCGCACCAGCTGGAGCCCCGCGCAGGGCGTATTGCTCCCGAACGGCCGCCCCGTCCGCACGATCGCCGACTTCCTCCGCTTCGCCGGCGTCCTCTGACCCACGGCGCCCACCCCTCCCCCCCCCACGGCGCCCGCCTGTGCCCCCACGCCCCCGCCGACCCGTGTCGTCGGGGGCCGCACAGGTCCGGCGCTGGGGATTCCCCGAAGCGCCGGTCACGGCACCCGGTTCCACCCGTCACCCTCCGAGGAGCATCCGCGCATGGACCTACCAGAACAGCAGCAGAGCATGGCGCAGCGGTACCGGGACACGGCCAAGCAGCGCGAGGACATCCGGCGTCGGCAGGCGGAGACCGGCGTGCCCTTCGTCGTCGACAGCGAGGAGCAGCTGCGCGCCCGTGCGGAGCGGCTGTTGAGCAAGGGCGAGGTGGACCCGGAGTTGCTGGCGCCGGTGCCGACCGACGGGGGCCCGGTGCTGCCGGCCGGCGTACCCGAACGGATCCTCGGTGCCGCGAGCGAGCTGCAGAGCGTCAACTTCCTTGCCCGCGGGGCGCGTGCGGCACGCGCGGTCGCCCGCATCTCCATCATCGACAACGGACGGCGGGCCGGTTTCGGCACCGGGTTCCTCGTGGGCGAGCGGCTGCTGCTCACCAACAACCATGTGCTGCCCGACGTGAGGACGGCGACCGGGTCCTTCGCGGAGTTCGACCTCGAATCCGACGTCGACGGCGTGCCCAAGCCGGTCGCCGTCTACGACCTGGCCCCTGACGCCCTGTTCGTCACCGACGCCCGGCTCGACTACACCCTCGTCGCGGTCGCGGCCGGTGCCGACGGGACGCTGCCCGGCGCGGTGCACGGCCGGCTGAAGCTGATCGCCCAGCAGGGAAAGATCGTCATCGGTGAGCCGGTGAACGTCGTCGGCCATCCGGACGCGCGGCCGAAAGAGATCGCCGTCCGCGACAACGCCCTGCTCAACCAGTTGCCGCAGTTCCTGCACTACCGCACGGACAC contains:
- a CDS encoding peroxidase family protein gives rise to the protein MAEQGQFRRVITNLTHGGHAILDSAEEAEKTAQTQEGLSTRSTVVQESTDIAAHVGTTSFDFLFPDLAKKFPAEHLPQGKQVATVVRALLDLGTAMVETPDEVRDPELNSPIPAIYTYWGQFLDHDLTAATDRDLVINITDEKLPPIAPDKVIEKLQNLRIPTLNLDSVYGDGPFAPPAVGKVAVPYDGIKFRLGLLAPVPAAVGAAIPPVADTQRDLPRDDQRAPLVGDTRNDENLVVAQLHVAFLRFHNAAVDWVRDNEPEFESDAEVFRRARDLTRWTYQWLCVHDYLRTVARPDVVDRVDTAEGNLLELDRRGTYMPVEFAVAAFRFGHSMVRGAYDWNRNFGRPGDRSPVATLNELFQFTGKGGFAGQLTTLPSNWPVEWDRMVDKNSQFANRFARLIDTRLAPPLADLRGEGNDPGLADRLKKLLKHLAQRNLLRGYRLAAPTGQAVAAALGVTPLSRTELEQDSSDAVKKALEAGGLFDRTPLWFYVLKEAEVKELGRRLGEVGSRIVAETVIGQIRNDPGSYVNRTSWSPAQGVLLPNGRPVRTIADFLRFAGVL